From the genome of Scytonema hofmannii PCC 7110, one region includes:
- a CDS encoding ATP-dependent Clp protease ATP-binding subunit produces the protein MFERFTEKAIKVIMLAQEEARRLGHNFVGTEQILLGLIGEGTGVAAKVLKSMGVNLKDARIEVEKIIGRGSGFVAVEIPFTPRAKRVLELSLEEARQLGHNYIGTEHLLLGLIREGEGVAARVLENLGVDLSKVRTQVIRMLGETAEVTPGGPSRGNKTPTLDEFGSNLTQMAADGKLDPVVGRAKEIERVIQILGRRTKNNPVLIGEPGVGKTAIAEGLAQRIANKDVPDILEDKRVVTLDIGLLVAGTKYRGEFEERLKKIMDEIRQAGNVVLVIDEVHTLIGAGAAEGAIDAANILKPALARGELQCIGATTLDEYRKHIERDAALERRFQPVMVGEPSVEETIEILYGLRDRYEQHHKLKISDEALVAAAKLSDRYISDRYLPDKAIDLVDEAGSRVRLINSQLPPAAKELDRELRQILKEKDDAVRAQDFDRAGELRDREMEIKAEIRAIAQSKTNSTRTEGDEPVVTEEDIAHIVASWTGVPVNKLTESESEKLLHMEDTLHQRLIGQEDAVKAVSRAIRRARVGLKNPNRPIASFVFSGPTGVGKTELAKSLASYFFGSEEAMIRLDMSEYMERHTVSKLIGSPPGYVGYNEGGQLTEAVRRRPYTVVLFDEIEKAHPDVFNMLLQILEDGRLTDAKGRTVDFKNTLLILTSNIGSKVIEKSGSGFGFDVAEDASEAQYNRIKSLVNEELKQYFRPEFLNRLDEIIVFRQLSKEEVSQIADIMLKEVFGRLAEKGIVMEVTQGFKDRLIQEGYSPSYGARPLRRAIMRLLEDSLAEEILSGRIKEGDTAIVDVDDTGNVTVRGEQRRELLTPVAES, from the coding sequence ATGTTTGAACGCTTCACAGAAAAAGCCATTAAGGTTATCATGCTAGCCCAGGAAGAAGCTCGCCGCCTTGGGCACAATTTCGTGGGTACCGAGCAGATCCTCTTGGGTCTAATTGGAGAAGGTACCGGCGTGGCGGCTAAGGTACTGAAATCAATGGGCGTCAATCTCAAAGACGCTCGGATTGAAGTAGAAAAGATCATAGGCCGGGGTTCGGGCTTTGTGGCGGTGGAAATTCCGTTCACGCCACGAGCAAAGCGAGTTCTGGAGCTATCCTTGGAAGAAGCGCGCCAATTAGGGCATAACTACATTGGTACCGAGCATCTGCTGTTGGGCTTAATCCGAGAAGGAGAAGGTGTAGCAGCCAGAGTACTAGAAAATCTAGGCGTAGATCTATCTAAGGTTAGAACCCAAGTGATCCGAATGCTGGGAGAAACAGCTGAGGTCACCCCAGGGGGTCCATCTCGCGGTAACAAAACCCCGACTTTGGATGAGTTTGGCTCGAACTTGACCCAAATGGCAGCAGATGGAAAGCTTGACCCAGTTGTGGGACGGGCTAAAGAAATTGAACGCGTGATTCAAATTTTGGGTCGCCGGACAAAAAATAATCCAGTGCTGATTGGGGAACCAGGGGTTGGTAAAACAGCCATTGCTGAAGGTCTAGCACAACGCATTGCGAATAAGGATGTCCCTGACATTCTAGAAGATAAGCGCGTTGTCACTCTGGATATCGGTCTGCTCGTCGCAGGTACTAAGTACCGAGGTGAGTTTGAAGAACGCTTGAAGAAAATCATGGATGAAATTCGTCAAGCGGGTAACGTCGTTCTTGTCATAGACGAGGTACACACTCTGATCGGTGCAGGTGCAGCAGAAGGCGCTATCGATGCAGCAAATATCCTCAAACCAGCCTTGGCGCGAGGTGAATTGCAGTGTATTGGCGCAACAACTCTAGATGAATATCGCAAACACATTGAGCGTGATGCAGCCCTAGAACGTCGCTTCCAGCCAGTGATGGTAGGTGAACCGTCAGTAGAAGAAACTATTGAAATTCTATATGGACTGCGCGATCGCTATGAACAGCACCATAAACTAAAAATCTCTGATGAAGCATTGGTAGCGGCGGCGAAATTATCCGATCGCTATATTAGTGACCGTTACTTACCAGACAAAGCTATCGACTTGGTTGACGAAGCTGGATCTCGGGTACGCTTGATCAACTCCCAATTGCCACCCGCAGCTAAGGAGTTAGACAGAGAACTGCGTCAGATTTTGAAAGAAAAAGACGATGCAGTCCGCGCTCAAGACTTTGACAGAGCAGGGGAATTGCGCGATCGGGAGATGGAAATCAAAGCCGAAATTCGCGCCATTGCTCAAAGCAAGACGAATTCAACCCGCACTGAAGGTGATGAACCTGTCGTAACAGAAGAGGACATTGCCCACATTGTTGCTTCTTGGACTGGAGTTCCAGTGAACAAACTCACTGAATCCGAATCCGAGAAGTTGTTGCATATGGAAGACACTCTGCACCAGCGCCTCATCGGACAAGAAGATGCTGTGAAAGCGGTTTCACGAGCTATTCGCCGCGCGCGTGTCGGTTTGAAGAACCCCAATCGACCAATTGCCAGCTTTGTCTTCTCCGGACCAACAGGTGTAGGTAAAACCGAATTGGCAAAATCCCTAGCTTCCTACTTCTTCGGTTCCGAAGAAGCAATGATCCGCTTGGATATGTCCGAATACATGGAACGCCACACCGTCAGCAAGCTGATTGGTTCGCCTCCAGGATATGTCGGTTATAACGAAGGCGGTCAATTGACAGAAGCCGTGCGCCGTCGTCCCTACACAGTTGTGCTATTCGACGAAATTGAAAAAGCGCACCCCGACGTCTTCAATATGCTGTTGCAAATTTTGGAAGATGGCCGCTTAACTGATGCTAAGGGTCGCACCGTAGACTTCAAGAACACCTTGCTGATTCTAACATCCAACATTGGTTCTAAGGTGATTGAGAAGAGCGGTAGCGGATTTGGTTTCGACGTTGCTGAAGATGCATCTGAAGCACAGTACAACCGAATCAAGTCCTTGGTGAACGAAGAACTCAAACAGTACTTCCGTCCAGAATTCCTCAACCGTCTGGATGAAATTATTGTCTTCCGCCAGCTGTCCAAAGAAGAGGTGTCGCAAATCGCCGACATCATGCTCAAGGAAGTCTTTGGTCGCCTAGCCGAAAAAGGCATCGTTATGGAAGTCACTCAAGGATTCAAAGACCGTCTCATCCAAGAAGGTTACAGCCCCAGCTACGGTGCAAGACCGTTACGGCGGGCTATTATGCGCTTGTTGGAAGACAGCCTTGCTGAAGAAATTCTCTCCGGTCGCATCAAGGAAGGCGATACAGCCATTGTTGATGTCGATGACACTGGCAATGTGACTGTCAGAGGCGAACAGCGTCGGGAATTGTTGACCCCGGTTGCTGAGTCGTAA
- the rimI gene encoding ribosomal protein S18-alanine N-acetyltransferase translates to MDNARFILPVNESKLEVRSLTSTDLSAMLDLDRACFGGLWTHQGYQRELDSPNSELLGLFSPLSVVKLLGMGCFWSILDEAHITILAVHPQYQRRGLGQTLLYSLLRLACDRGLERATLEVRASNSAAIALYQKFGFQTAGLRRRYYKDNNEDALILWLGNLQHLSGEWGVGSRE, encoded by the coding sequence ATGGATAATGCGAGATTTATTTTACCTGTGAACGAATCAAAATTAGAAGTTAGATCGCTAACATCAACAGACCTCAGTGCAATGCTAGATTTAGATAGAGCCTGTTTCGGCGGTTTGTGGACTCACCAAGGGTATCAACGGGAGTTAGACAGCCCCAACAGCGAACTCCTCGGTTTATTTTCTCCACTCTCTGTCGTAAAATTACTCGGAATGGGTTGCTTTTGGTCAATTTTAGATGAAGCGCACATCACGATCTTGGCAGTACATCCTCAGTACCAGCGTCGGGGTTTGGGACAAACTTTACTTTACTCTCTACTTAGGTTGGCTTGCGATCGCGGTTTAGAGCGAGCAACACTAGAAGTACGTGCTTCTAACTCAGCCGCGATCGCTTTGTACCAAAAATTTGGCTTCCAAACAGCTGGACTCAGGCGGCGTTACTACAAAGATAATAATGAGGATGCCTTGATTCTTTGGTTGGGCAATTTACAACATTTATCTGGGGAGTGGGGCGTGGGGAGTAGGGAGTAG
- the lysA gene encoding diaminopimelate decarboxylase, producing the protein MVSTQSTGVQYSGSKYLPQASRESTDISPNQELLPLSARINSRDCLEIGGCDVTTIIQQFGSPLYILDEETLRTACRQYRDSFKRYYKGESQVIYASKAWSCMSVCAIVASEGLGIDVVSGGELHTALTAGVSPDKIYFHGNNKSREELIFAIKSNCTIVVDNWYELQTLVELGFSTADSELKPTDEQSPLATRHSPLATPHYPLSPEGAPPSPIPIMLRLTPGIECHTHEYIRTGHLDSKFGFDPNEIDELFTFVSQQSGLNCVGLHAHIGSQIFERQPHQDLAAVMVQWISKAARYGLAVKELNVGGGLGIKYIESDDPPSIEEWVQPICEVIQSACAVENLPLPKLISEPGRSLIGSSCVTAYTIGSSKVVPEVRNYVSVDGGMSDNPRPITYQSIYRAVVANRMSSPLTEIVTIAGKHCESGDIVIKDAHLPKNQSGDILVVMATGAYNYSMASNYNRLPRPAAVVVANGEANLILRRETYQDLIRQDCLPERLKEG; encoded by the coding sequence ATGGTATCGACACAGTCTACTGGGGTTCAATATTCTGGTAGTAAATATTTACCACAAGCAAGTCGTGAAAGCACAGACATTTCACCAAACCAGGAACTTTTACCGCTGAGTGCTAGAATTAACAGTCGCGATTGCCTGGAAATAGGCGGTTGTGATGTTACTACCATTATTCAGCAGTTTGGTTCACCATTATATATTTTAGATGAAGAGACCTTACGCACCGCTTGTCGCCAATATCGCGACAGTTTTAAGCGGTACTATAAAGGTGAATCTCAAGTTATTTACGCATCAAAGGCGTGGAGTTGCATGTCTGTTTGTGCGATCGTTGCTTCAGAAGGTTTGGGAATAGATGTAGTCTCAGGGGGTGAACTCCATACCGCTTTGACTGCGGGTGTGAGTCCTGACAAAATATACTTCCATGGTAATAATAAATCTCGCGAAGAATTAATTTTTGCCATTAAGTCAAACTGCACCATTGTTGTAGATAACTGGTATGAATTGCAAACCCTTGTTGAGTTGGGATTTTCGACAGCCGATTCTGAATTGAAACCCACTGATGAACAATCCCCACTCGCCACTCGCCACTCGCCACTCGCCACTCCCCATTACCCCTTATCCCCAGAGGGGGCCCCACCTTCCCCAATTCCCATCATGCTTCGGCTGACACCGGGAATAGAATGCCACACTCACGAATACATTCGTACAGGACATTTGGATAGCAAATTTGGATTCGATCCGAATGAAATTGACGAGTTGTTTACCTTTGTCAGCCAACAATCAGGTTTAAACTGCGTGGGTTTACACGCTCACATTGGGTCTCAAATTTTTGAACGCCAACCCCATCAGGATCTAGCGGCTGTTATGGTGCAGTGGATAAGTAAAGCAGCCCGGTATGGTTTAGCCGTGAAAGAGTTAAATGTAGGCGGTGGTTTGGGAATTAAGTACATCGAATCAGACGATCCACCTAGCATTGAGGAGTGGGTTCAACCAATTTGCGAAGTCATTCAATCCGCTTGTGCTGTAGAAAACTTACCTTTGCCAAAGCTCATCTCCGAACCAGGGCGTTCTCTGATCGGTTCCTCATGTGTCACAGCTTACACCATCGGCTCATCTAAAGTTGTTCCTGAAGTCCGTAATTATGTATCCGTTGATGGGGGTATGTCTGATAATCCCCGTCCAATTACATACCAGTCCATCTACCGTGCAGTAGTTGCCAATCGGATGTCCAGTCCGCTTACAGAAATTGTGACAATTGCCGGAAAACACTGTGAATCTGGGGATATTGTAATAAAGGATGCCCATCTGCCAAAAAATCAATCAGGGGATATTCTCGTAGTAATGGCAACTGGTGCTTACAATTACAGTATGGCATCTAACTACAATCGCTTGCCTCGACCTGCAGCTGTTGTAGTAGCGAATGGCGAAGCAAATTTGATTTTGCGACGCGAAACTTATCAAGATTTAATTCGACAAGATTGCCTACCGGAAAGATTAAAAGAAGGATAA
- the cdaA gene encoding diadenylate cyclase CdaA, whose translation MGDWWKQWLTVLWSQALLVQTLDILLVLALTYMILVIISERRTLWMVRGFIILMLASAISGRLELHLLNFVLEKLVIGCAVAMAVALQSEFRRFLEQLGRGEFKQLFQPSRLAVPKSDSVIDEIVDAIKELSKNRIGALLILETTGPIDERDFSVPGVKLNAEVSKELIQTIFQPKTLLHDGATLIRGSRIVSSGIILPLSGRTASRQLGTRHRAAMGITERVENCICVVVSEETGSISLAERGTLNRPLTITKLKESLEDQFSPTVDREAVAPGLLSLGRQISRQIQSKAISPILRLLGLPSTASRDKK comes from the coding sequence ATGGGAGATTGGTGGAAGCAATGGCTGACAGTTTTATGGTCACAGGCCTTGCTAGTTCAGACTCTGGATATTCTGTTAGTACTGGCGCTGACGTACATGATACTAGTTATTATTAGTGAGCGCCGGACACTGTGGATGGTGCGGGGATTCATCATTTTGATGTTGGCATCAGCCATCAGTGGCAGACTGGAGTTACATTTGTTGAATTTTGTATTAGAAAAGTTAGTGATTGGCTGTGCTGTCGCAATGGCGGTTGCTCTTCAGTCAGAGTTTCGCCGATTTTTAGAACAATTGGGAAGAGGCGAATTCAAGCAACTTTTCCAACCGTCCCGTCTGGCGGTTCCGAAGTCTGATAGTGTAATTGATGAAATTGTCGATGCTATTAAAGAGCTATCGAAAAACCGGATTGGAGCTTTGCTGATTTTGGAAACGACCGGTCCAATTGACGAACGGGATTTTTCTGTACCGGGAGTCAAGCTGAATGCGGAGGTTTCTAAAGAACTTATACAGACTATTTTTCAGCCAAAAACTCTCCTCCACGATGGGGCAACCTTAATTCGTGGTTCGCGGATTGTGTCATCAGGTATTATTCTACCTCTTTCAGGACGTACTGCCTCGCGCCAGTTGGGAACACGCCACCGTGCAGCGATGGGAATCACTGAACGGGTTGAAAATTGCATCTGTGTTGTCGTATCAGAAGAAACGGGTTCCATTTCTCTAGCAGAACGGGGAACTCTCAATAGACCTCTGACCATTACAAAGCTGAAAGAGTCCTTAGAGGATCAATTTTCTCCCACCGTGGATCGGGAAGCGGTTGCTCCTGGTTTGTTAAGTTTAGGTCGTCAAATAAGTCGTCAGATTCAAAGTAAAGCAATCTCACCCATTTTACGTTTACTGGGATTACCATCGACCGCTTCGCGAGATAAAAAATGA
- the uppS gene encoding polyprenyl diphosphate synthase: MTAQHTELRNLPPDLKQEFLPKHVAVIMDGNGRWAKRQGLPRIMGHKRGVDALKDLLRCCKDWGIQALTAYAFSTENWGRPSEEVDFLMTLFQRVLRQELREMLEENVQIRFVGNLGVLPKALQEEISRSMEQTKDNFSIKFTVATNYGGRQEIIQACRSIANKVQQGLLQPDEIDEAIFEHHLYTTGICDPDLLIRTSGEMRVSNFLLWQIAYAEIYITETLWPDFNRNEFHRALCAYQQRERRFGKI; encoded by the coding sequence ATGACAGCACAACACACTGAACTGCGAAATTTGCCCCCTGATTTAAAACAAGAATTCTTACCCAAGCACGTTGCGGTGATTATGGATGGCAATGGTCGATGGGCTAAGCGTCAAGGTTTACCCCGTATTATGGGTCACAAGCGAGGAGTTGATGCTTTAAAAGATTTGCTTCGTTGCTGTAAAGACTGGGGAATTCAAGCGTTAACAGCTTATGCTTTTTCAACAGAAAATTGGGGAAGACCTAGCGAAGAAGTCGATTTCTTGATGACTCTATTTCAACGGGTTCTGCGCCAAGAACTGCGGGAAATGCTAGAGGAAAATGTTCAAATTAGATTCGTAGGCAATTTGGGTGTTTTACCAAAAGCTCTCCAAGAAGAAATTTCCCGTTCAATGGAACAAACAAAGGATAATTTCAGCATTAAATTTACTGTAGCGACAAATTATGGAGGGAGGCAAGAGATTATACAGGCGTGTCGTTCAATTGCTAATAAAGTACAGCAAGGTTTGCTGCAACCAGATGAAATTGATGAAGCTATATTTGAACACCATCTTTACACTACCGGAATTTGCGATCCCGATTTATTGATTCGTACCAGTGGAGAAATGCGGGTTTCCAATTTTCTTCTCTGGCAAATTGCTTATGCAGAAATTTATATAACAGAAACTCTTTGGCCTGATTTTAACCGCAATGAATTTCATCGCGCCCTTTGTGCCTATCAACAAAGGGAACGGAGGTTTGGGAAAATCTAA